In Pseudovibrio brasiliensis, the following are encoded in one genomic region:
- a CDS encoding heavy metal translocating P-type ATPase, translated as MSNAEDRSQNISPEEPQDHATKSCCSNKAEQPQKAESSCCSGQGDGQENKSSCCSSKPEASADECCGSAHEHNHTHVHAHTGCGCASENEVAIPDVTNWKGARSFRVEGLCCAEEMGILRRVVGPVVGDSEYLAFDVLNGKMIVSPVARDVTDEQIMKAVDSTGMKAALFIEQEAADARAKQHRRLGTFTIASGLFWIAAIIAQATLFFSSTSSTDVFSVFDSVPSGPVEVLYMLAIVAGLRLVAPKGWYALKTLRPDMNLLMLVAVAGAIGIGEWFEGATVAFLFSLSLYLESWSVGRARKAVAALMDIAPTVVRLLKPDGGEEEVAANSVKPGAVFVVRGGDRIPLDGVVRKGVGSVDQAPITGESVPVMKEAGDDVYAGTINGEGSFEVEATKGADDTMLARIIRMVSEAQARRAAAEQWVEKFARVYTPAVMVLAVLLAVIPPLLFGAAWMDWFYRALVLLVIACPCALVISTPVSIVAGLTSAARNGVLIKGGVFLELPARLKALAFDKTGTITNGLPTVTDVYPLSGHSVEELLVRAASLEARSSHPLAEAILTRAKEDGVAYQPAENVELLPGRGLSGQHNGKSYWLGSRRFLNEKDFDIGEADAKARELEAEGKTVVAVGTDAHVCGLIALADTVRDTAEELVSQLHKAGVEKLVMLTGDNKATAERVAASVGIDEVRAELLPEDKVAAVEQLSHEYETVAMIGDGVNDAPAMARASFGVAMGAIGSDAAIETADIALMKDDLSRLPWLIHHSKRTLQIIHQNIAFAFIVKGLLVILTALGFASLWAAILGDVGATLIVVTNALRLLKDRAE; from the coding sequence ATGTCCAACGCGGAAGATCGAAGCCAAAACATCTCACCGGAAGAGCCACAGGATCACGCCACAAAAAGCTGCTGCTCCAATAAGGCTGAGCAGCCTCAAAAGGCAGAGAGTTCCTGTTGTTCTGGTCAAGGCGATGGGCAAGAGAACAAGAGCTCTTGCTGTTCTTCCAAGCCTGAAGCTTCTGCGGATGAGTGCTGTGGTTCGGCTCACGAGCACAATCACACGCATGTTCACGCTCATACCGGATGTGGCTGTGCCAGCGAAAATGAAGTTGCTATCCCCGATGTAACCAACTGGAAGGGTGCGCGTTCATTCCGTGTTGAAGGGCTGTGCTGTGCGGAGGAGATGGGTATTCTTCGCCGCGTGGTTGGCCCCGTTGTTGGCGATTCCGAGTATCTGGCGTTTGATGTGCTGAACGGGAAGATGATTGTTTCTCCCGTTGCCCGTGATGTTACCGACGAGCAGATTATGAAGGCGGTTGATAGTACGGGGATGAAAGCCGCTTTGTTCATTGAGCAGGAAGCGGCTGATGCACGTGCAAAACAGCACCGGCGCTTGGGTACCTTTACCATCGCCAGTGGCCTGTTCTGGATTGCAGCCATTATTGCTCAGGCAACACTGTTCTTCTCAAGCACCAGTTCCACAGACGTGTTCAGCGTCTTTGACTCCGTTCCTTCCGGGCCGGTTGAAGTGCTGTATATGCTGGCCATTGTTGCTGGTCTGCGGCTGGTCGCTCCCAAGGGCTGGTACGCATTGAAGACATTGCGGCCTGACATGAACCTGCTGATGCTGGTGGCCGTTGCTGGCGCGATTGGCATTGGTGAGTGGTTTGAAGGGGCGACGGTTGCCTTCCTGTTTTCTCTCTCGCTTTATCTGGAAAGCTGGAGTGTTGGGCGTGCCCGTAAGGCTGTGGCCGCGCTTATGGATATCGCCCCAACCGTTGTGCGCTTGCTCAAGCCAGATGGTGGTGAAGAGGAAGTTGCTGCTAACAGCGTGAAGCCGGGTGCAGTGTTTGTGGTGCGCGGTGGAGATCGCATTCCGCTGGATGGCGTGGTGCGCAAAGGGGTTGGCAGTGTTGATCAGGCTCCGATTACGGGTGAAAGCGTTCCCGTGATGAAGGAGGCTGGTGATGACGTTTATGCTGGTACCATCAATGGTGAAGGCAGCTTTGAGGTAGAGGCGACCAAGGGCGCTGATGACACCATGCTGGCCCGTATCATTCGCATGGTAAGTGAAGCGCAGGCGCGTCGTGCTGCTGCTGAGCAGTGGGTTGAGAAGTTCGCTCGGGTTTACACACCAGCTGTGATGGTTCTGGCTGTGTTACTGGCTGTTATTCCGCCGTTGCTGTTTGGTGCGGCCTGGATGGACTGGTTCTATCGCGCTCTGGTTCTGCTGGTTATTGCCTGCCCCTGTGCGCTGGTTATCTCTACGCCTGTCTCCATTGTTGCTGGTTTAACTTCTGCCGCTCGCAATGGCGTGCTGATCAAAGGTGGTGTGTTCCTTGAGCTGCCTGCTCGTTTGAAGGCGTTGGCTTTTGATAAGACCGGCACCATCACCAACGGCCTGCCAACAGTGACGGATGTATACCCGCTGTCCGGCCATAGTGTGGAAGAGCTTCTTGTGCGTGCAGCTTCTCTGGAAGCCCGCAGTTCCCACCCTCTGGCAGAGGCGATCCTGACACGTGCGAAGGAAGATGGCGTCGCGTATCAGCCTGCTGAGAATGTTGAGCTGTTGCCAGGGCGTGGCCTTTCTGGTCAGCACAATGGCAAGAGCTATTGGCTTGGGTCTCGCCGGTTCCTGAATGAAAAAGACTTCGATATTGGTGAAGCAGATGCCAAGGCGCGTGAGCTGGAAGCTGAAGGCAAGACCGTGGTTGCGGTTGGCACCGATGCCCACGTCTGTGGCCTGATCGCGCTGGCCGATACTGTTCGCGACACTGCAGAGGAGCTGGTTTCTCAGCTGCATAAAGCTGGTGTTGAAAAGCTGGTTATGCTGACGGGTGACAACAAGGCAACGGCGGAGCGGGTTGCGGCTTCTGTTGGTATCGATGAGGTGCGCGCTGAGTTGCTGCCGGAAGATAAGGTTGCCGCTGTTGAGCAGCTCTCTCATGAATATGAGACTGTGGCGATGATCGGTGATGGTGTGAACGACGCACCTGCGATGGCCCGGGCGAGCTTTGGCGTGGCAATGGGAGCGATTGGTTCGGATGCTGCGATTGAGACAGCAGATATCGCGTTGATGAAAGATGATCTTTCCCGCTTGCCGTGGCTGATCCATCACTCAAAACGGACGCTCCAGATCATCCACCAGAACATTGCTTTCGCGTTTATTGTGAAAGGCCTGCTGGTAATCCTGACCGCCCTCGGCTTCGCCAGCCTCTGGGCTGCGATCCTCGGGGATGTGGGGGCTACGCTGATCGTGGTGACCAACGCCCTGCGATTGCTGAAGGATCGCGCAGAATAG
- a CDS encoding NADPH:quinone oxidoreductase family protein — protein MKAVICEKLGGPRDLVVRELEDPSAGPGEVLVRVKAAALNYFDTLIIQGKYQFKPELPFSPSGEMAGIVEAVGEGVTRFKVGDRVASYAKWGAARELYIAPEDEVVLVPDAVLLKHAAGLLITYGTAIHGLRSRAHLQPGESVAVLGASGGAGQAAVEVAKLMGARVIACASSEDKLAHAKACGADELVDYSQGGLKQKLKDLTDGKGLEVVYDVIGGDYADDALRATGWRGRYLVVGFASGTIQRIPANLALLKGCDILGVFWGDAVVREPEEHHKDCEQLFQWVAEGKLKPHIHAEYRFEDIALGLEEISSRRAKGKVLLIP, from the coding sequence ATGAAAGCTGTTATCTGCGAAAAACTTGGTGGGCCGAGAGATCTGGTTGTTCGGGAACTGGAAGATCCGAGTGCAGGACCGGGAGAGGTGTTGGTTCGCGTGAAAGCAGCGGCACTCAACTATTTTGATACTCTGATCATTCAGGGCAAATACCAGTTCAAGCCTGAGCTTCCGTTTTCTCCATCAGGTGAGATGGCTGGAATTGTTGAGGCTGTGGGGGAAGGCGTGACCCGCTTTAAGGTTGGGGATCGTGTGGCGTCCTATGCGAAGTGGGGTGCAGCACGTGAGCTTTATATTGCTCCTGAGGATGAAGTGGTTTTGGTGCCTGATGCAGTTTTGCTCAAACATGCCGCTGGTCTTTTGATCACGTATGGTACGGCGATCCACGGGTTGCGCAGCAGGGCGCATTTGCAGCCGGGCGAAAGCGTTGCTGTGCTGGGAGCTTCCGGTGGGGCCGGGCAGGCAGCTGTTGAGGTTGCCAAGCTGATGGGGGCGCGGGTGATTGCCTGCGCTTCTTCTGAAGATAAGCTGGCTCATGCAAAAGCTTGTGGTGCTGATGAGTTGGTTGATTACTCCCAAGGTGGGCTGAAGCAGAAGCTGAAGGACCTGACAGACGGCAAAGGGCTTGAGGTCGTTTATGATGTGATCGGTGGCGACTATGCAGATGATGCTTTGCGGGCCACTGGCTGGCGCGGGCGTTATCTGGTCGTTGGGTTTGCGTCCGGCACTATTCAGAGGATCCCGGCTAATCTGGCGTTGCTGAAGGGCTGTGACATCCTCGGTGTGTTCTGGGGAGATGCGGTGGTTCGTGAACCTGAGGAGCATCACAAAGATTGTGAGCAGCTGTTCCAATGGGTGGCTGAGGGCAAGTTGAAGCCGCATATCCACGCTGAGTATCGGTTTGAGGATATCGCTCTAGGTCTGGAGGAGATCTCTAGCCGCAGAGCCAAGGGCAAAGTACTGCTTATTCCGTAA
- the rlmN gene encoding 23S rRNA (adenine(2503)-C(2))-methyltransferase RlmN, giving the protein MAVSLDIAHKSADPAATSAANSTPAADPVQEEKPSLIGLSREELGNALAAVGVPERQIRMRVNQLWHWLYVRGISDFSKMSNVSKDLRTKLDFAFTIARPEIVTEQISVDGTRKWLFRFPSRGAGKPVEVETVYIPEEDRGTLCISSQVGCTLTCTFCHTGTQKMVRNLTAEEILAQLMLAKDRLNDFPDADAPEGGLDASTSNRRRITNIVMMGMGEPLYNFENVKKALLIASDGDGLSLSKRRITLSTSGVTPEIARTGDEIGCMLAISLHAVNDELRNELVPINKKYNLETLLQACRDYPGLSNAKRITFEYVMLKGVNDSLEDAKKLVQLLKGIPAKINLLPFNPWPGSPYECSDWEQIEEFADVVNRAGYASPIRTPRGRDIFAACGQLKSASERLRKSEREALEKAQTQGDA; this is encoded by the coding sequence ATGGCGGTATCGTTAGACATCGCGCACAAATCCGCTGATCCGGCGGCGACCAGCGCAGCAAATTCCACTCCTGCAGCAGATCCGGTGCAGGAAGAAAAGCCATCCCTTATCGGCCTCAGCCGTGAAGAGTTGGGCAATGCTCTTGCTGCAGTAGGTGTCCCAGAACGTCAGATCCGCATGCGCGTGAACCAGCTGTGGCACTGGCTCTACGTTCGCGGCATCTCTGACTTCAGCAAGATGAGCAACGTCTCCAAAGACCTGCGCACCAAGCTGGACTTCGCATTCACCATCGCCCGTCCGGAAATCGTCACCGAACAGATCTCCGTAGACGGCACCCGCAAATGGCTGTTCCGCTTCCCATCCCGCGGCGCTGGTAAACCGGTTGAGGTAGAAACTGTCTACATCCCGGAAGAAGACCGCGGAACGCTCTGCATTTCCTCTCAGGTTGGCTGTACTCTCACCTGCACCTTCTGCCACACCGGCACGCAGAAAATGGTTCGCAACCTGACCGCTGAAGAGATCCTCGCACAGCTGATGCTCGCTAAGGACCGTCTCAACGACTTCCCGGATGCAGATGCACCGGAAGGTGGTCTGGACGCATCCACATCCAACCGTCGCCGCATCACCAACATCGTGATGATGGGCATGGGCGAGCCGCTTTACAATTTCGAGAACGTCAAGAAAGCGCTTTTGATCGCATCCGATGGTGATGGCCTGTCCCTTTCCAAGCGCCGCATCACTCTGTCAACATCTGGCGTAACTCCAGAAATTGCACGCACCGGTGACGAAATCGGCTGCATGCTGGCGATCTCCCTACACGCGGTCAACGATGAGCTGCGCAACGAGCTGGTGCCGATCAACAAGAAGTACAATCTGGAAACGCTGCTTCAGGCATGCCGTGACTATCCGGGCCTGTCCAACGCAAAGCGCATCACCTTCGAATACGTGATGCTGAAAGGCGTCAACGACAGCCTCGAAGATGCGAAGAAACTGGTACAGCTGCTCAAAGGCATTCCGGCAAAGATCAATCTGCTGCCGTTCAACCCATGGCCGGGCTCTCCATATGAGTGCTCCGATTGGGAACAGATCGAAGAGTTTGCAGACGTTGTGAACCGCGCAGGCTACGCTTCTCCAATCCGTACCCCACGTGGCCGCGATATCTTCGCTGCCTGTGGCCAGCTGAAGTCCGCTTCTGAGCGTCTCCGTAAATCAGAGCGTGAAGCTCTTGAGAAAGCCCAGACCCAGGGCGACGCCTAA
- a CDS encoding SH3 domain-containing protein, with translation MKIIAWVLAGLVLLAVIIYSNAAFAQSGHAGYTTTGVNMRTGPGTKYPVITTIPAGGVVFINYCTKNGSWCDLTFRGAPGWVSARYIRYGVEGPHYSRTLPYVAPYVGLPFIYRRYPIYPRYPHWRPYPHPRREIPAYPLQPSRPIEVPAVPLTPAQPIAPPVTPSIPLTPAQPIAPPSVPATPLSPAQ, from the coding sequence ATGAAGATTATAGCCTGGGTGCTGGCTGGCCTCGTTCTTCTGGCCGTTATCATCTATTCCAACGCTGCCTTTGCGCAGAGTGGTCATGCTGGTTACACGACAACTGGTGTGAACATGAGAACAGGGCCGGGAACCAAGTATCCTGTGATCACGACCATTCCGGCAGGTGGTGTGGTGTTCATCAACTACTGCACCAAGAACGGCTCATGGTGTGATCTGACCTTCCGTGGTGCGCCGGGCTGGGTTTCTGCGCGGTATATCCGTTATGGCGTAGAGGGACCGCATTACTCACGTACCCTTCCATATGTTGCGCCTTATGTGGGACTGCCATTTATCTATCGGCGGTATCCGATCTATCCACGCTATCCGCATTGGCGCCCTTACCCACACCCACGGCGTGAGATCCCGGCTTATCCGTTGCAGCCATCACGGCCAATTGAAGTGCCAGCTGTTCCTTTAACGCCAGCGCAACCGATCGCTCCGCCTGTTACGCCGTCTATTCCGCTTACACCGGCACAGCCAATAGCGCCGCCATCTGTACCGGCAACACCGTTGTCGCCTGCTCAATGA
- a CDS encoding RNA methyltransferase — MRGYFAIGSEGLSKSMNVGTLMRTGHAFGASYFFTVDAHIKGLGSAMKADTSKSPDHLPYFAWNSVDEMQFPRGCKLVGVELTDDAIELPSFGHPLQAAYILGPERGSLSKEMQERCDYIVKIPTKFCLNVGVAAALVLYDRYMAHGKYAERSITAGAPKDPLLEHVHGAPIFRTGRKVPGFDSNS, encoded by the coding sequence ATGCGCGGTTATTTTGCTATTGGCTCTGAAGGGCTTTCCAAATCCATGAATGTTGGCACGCTGATGCGTACAGGTCATGCATTCGGAGCAAGTTACTTTTTTACAGTCGATGCGCACATCAAAGGGCTTGGATCAGCCATGAAGGCCGACACCTCCAAAAGCCCGGACCACCTGCCATACTTCGCCTGGAACTCAGTTGATGAAATGCAGTTCCCACGCGGCTGTAAACTCGTCGGCGTCGAACTCACCGACGATGCGATTGAACTGCCAAGCTTCGGTCATCCGCTGCAAGCAGCCTACATCCTTGGCCCTGAGCGCGGTTCCCTCTCCAAAGAGATGCAGGAACGCTGTGACTACATCGTCAAAATCCCCACCAAGTTCTGTCTGAACGTTGGTGTCGCTGCTGCTTTGGTTTTGTATGACCGCTACATGGCACACGGAAAATACGCCGAACGCTCTATAACCGCTGGGGCACCTAAAGATCCGCTACTAGAACACGTTCATGGCGCTCCGATCTTCCGAACAGGTCGAAAAGTTCCGGGCTTCGACAGCAACTCCTGA
- the xth gene encoding exodeoxyribonuclease III, which yields MTKRLKIVTWNINSVRLRLPIVEKMLLDHAPDVLCLQETKCPDGSFPTAAINKLGYRHVEVHGQKGYHGVALLSRVPLENVERKEFCEMGDTRHIAADVAFNGGKVRIHNFYVPAGGDVPDPEVNDKFAHKLKFLDEMESWFKGFDGQSIVVGDLNIAPYENDVWSHKQLIKVVSHTPLECQRLEDVREAGNYVDTMRKHMPMDQKIYTWWSYRAKDWSASDKGRRLDHVWMTPETAQHTKDVQIMRDARGWEKPSDHAPVMAVLEA from the coding sequence ATGACGAAGCGCCTCAAAATTGTAACGTGGAACATTAACTCAGTCCGTCTCCGTCTTCCGATCGTCGAGAAAATGTTACTGGACCACGCCCCGGATGTGTTGTGCCTGCAGGAAACAAAATGCCCGGATGGCAGCTTCCCGACAGCGGCGATCAACAAACTGGGCTACCGCCATGTAGAGGTGCACGGCCAAAAGGGCTACCACGGCGTTGCCCTGCTCTCACGCGTACCGCTGGAAAATGTTGAGCGCAAAGAGTTCTGCGAAATGGGCGACACCCGCCACATCGCAGCTGATGTTGCATTCAATGGCGGCAAGGTCCGCATCCATAACTTCTATGTCCCAGCGGGTGGTGATGTGCCGGACCCAGAAGTCAACGACAAGTTCGCCCACAAGCTCAAGTTTCTCGATGAAATGGAAAGCTGGTTCAAGGGCTTCGACGGCCAGTCCATCGTTGTTGGCGACCTGAACATCGCCCCTTATGAAAATGATGTATGGTCCCACAAACAGCTCATCAAAGTGGTGTCCCATACCCCGCTGGAATGTCAGCGCCTAGAAGATGTGCGTGAAGCTGGCAACTACGTCGACACCATGCGCAAGCATATGCCAATGGATCAGAAGATCTACACCTGGTGGAGCTACCGTGCCAAAGACTGGTCCGCATCAGATAAAGGTCGCCGCCTTGACCATGTCTGGATGACACCGGAAACAGCGCAGCACACCAAAGACGTCCAGATCATGCGTGATGCCCGCGGCTGGGAAAAACCATCCGACCACGCCCCAGTCATGGCTGTGCTGGAAGCTTAA
- a CDS encoding immunity protein Imm33 domain-containing protein, translating into MPINGLRLPPVGDTNGWYIYAGEELSSNPDFFVPLHTLHLDEWCPSIRKYLGLGPG; encoded by the coding sequence TTGCCAATCAACGGTTTACGTCTCCCACCCGTTGGAGACACCAATGGTTGGTATATTTATGCAGGCGAAGAACTATCATCTAATCCAGACTTTTTCGTCCCCTTACATACCTTACATCTGGACGAATGGTGTCCCTCAATAAGAAAATACCTAGGGCTTGGTCCCGGTTAG
- a CDS encoding invasion associated locus B family protein — protein sequence MALGISGATANAQSPALLKENKDWATYTFNTQSGGKVCYAISAPTQSLPTDRNHGEVFFFVSTRPSEGVANEPSFIVGYPFKEGSLVTTNVDGQQFTMFTKGDGAWVQNAAEEKRLVDAMKAGSSMSISGESARGTKTSYKFSLSGITAAVRDATSACQ from the coding sequence ATGGCTCTTGGTATCTCGGGCGCGACTGCAAATGCGCAGTCTCCTGCCCTCTTGAAAGAAAACAAGGATTGGGCAACCTACACCTTTAACACCCAGAGCGGTGGTAAGGTGTGTTACGCCATTTCCGCGCCAACACAGTCACTGCCGACTGATAGAAACCATGGAGAAGTTTTCTTCTTCGTTTCTACCCGTCCAAGTGAAGGCGTTGCCAATGAGCCAAGCTTTATAGTGGGTTATCCATTTAAAGAAGGCTCCCTGGTCACGACCAATGTTGATGGTCAGCAGTTCACCATGTTCACCAAAGGTGACGGCGCATGGGTTCAGAACGCAGCGGAAGAGAAGCGATTGGTTGACGCCATGAAAGCAGGCAGTTCCATGTCTATTTCTGGCGAGTCCGCTCGCGGCACCAAAACTTCCTACAAGTTTTCCTTGAGCGGCATCACTGCTGCTGTAAGGGATGCTACCAGCGCCTGCCAGTAA
- a CDS encoding translation initiation factor 3 yields the protein MIDGTKLFFQLLRIALGFSLAIIAAGLFLSWGFFRTLSVHGGPEADIIQLIAITWSTIISASVIGALSLIPSGFAIGFAELMKWRGVIYHVSAGGLIALVLWGIGGVLPADLFYASNEAGSIIAYSAPGTPTPPTEGLRPGSSVAASAGFIAGFIYWLIAGRASGSWWMDKRPSNEDPR from the coding sequence ATGATCGACGGAACCAAGCTCTTTTTTCAGCTGCTCCGTATCGCATTAGGCTTCTCATTGGCAATCATCGCAGCCGGTCTGTTCTTATCTTGGGGTTTCTTCAGAACCTTGAGCGTTCATGGTGGACCTGAGGCAGATATCATTCAGCTCATCGCGATCACGTGGAGCACGATTATCTCCGCAAGCGTGATTGGAGCTCTGTCGCTCATCCCAAGTGGTTTTGCTATTGGCTTTGCTGAACTGATGAAATGGCGAGGCGTCATCTACCACGTTTCCGCAGGTGGCCTCATCGCCCTCGTGCTCTGGGGCATCGGCGGCGTTCTCCCCGCTGACTTGTTCTACGCCTCAAACGAAGCAGGCAGCATCATCGCCTACTCCGCACCAGGAACCCCAACACCACCAACCGAAGGCCTCCGTCCCGGCTCATCCGTAGCAGCCTCCGCAGGCTTCATCGCCGGTTTCATCTACTGGCTCATCGCAGGCAGAGCATCAGGCAGCTGGTGGATGGACAAACGACCTTCAAACGAAGATCCGAGATAA